AGGCATCTGCACTCATCCCAATACCCAATATTTCCGCATAAATCTTTGCACCTCGTGTTTTAGCGTGTTCCAGTTCTTCAAGGATTAAAATACCTGCCCCTTCACCCAGAACAAATCCATCACGACGTTTATCAAATGGGCGGCTTGCGGTTTCCGCTTCCTCATTATTGGTGGAGAGTGCTTTTGCCGCATTAAAACCACCAACGCCGGTACGGGTAACTGCGGCCTCGGCCCCTCCAGTGACCATTACATCCGCCATTCCCCGTTGGATGGCATTCAGCGCATCCATGATATTGTGGTTAGCGGTTGAACAAGCCGAAACGGCGGCATAATTCGGCCCTCGAAAGCCAAAACGGATCGAAATCAATCCCGCACAAATATCAGCAATCATCATAGGAATGAAGAAGGGAGAAATTCGACGCGGGCCGTCTTTATCCATTGTAATAACTTGGTCTTCAAACGTTTGTAAGCCGCCAATGCCACTCCCAACGATCACCCCAATGCGGTCTTTTTCGTCTTCGCTGAGTTGCGCGGGGTCAATACCTGCATCTTGTAAAGCCATTACAGAAGCACTAATGCCATATTGAGCATACTTGTCCAAGCGTCGAGCGTCTTTTCGATCCAAATACTTGGAGGCATCAAAGCCTTTTAGCTCGCAGGCGAATTTGGTATCAAAATGGGTGGTATCAAAATAGGTGATTGGTGCGGCACCGCTTTTCCCCTGCATCATTCCTTCCCAGAAGCTTTCCACAGAAAGCCCAATCGGTGTTAGTGCGCCCATGCCGGTTACGACAACTCTTCTCGTAGCCATATAATAATTCGTTTTGGAGTTAAGTAATGGAGTTGGTCGCAAAGCGCGGAACGATTTTCCACCACTTTACGGAAGCATATCAGATGAAATTACGGTTTCATACATGGAGAATCAAATTCTACGGCCATTCTGGTTCGGTTTTCTTACGGAAATCGCCAAACAAAAAACGGATGTTACCCGAAAGTAGCATCCGTCTTATATTTATGGGGCACTTTTCATGCTTCTCCTCCGGGAAATTGGAAGTGGATTTCCCCGTCAAACTGGTGTCCTTCTGAAATTGGGCCATAAACCGATTCGTATTTGTCTATATTTTCCTCCATCGCACCCAAGAATCGTTTGGCGTGCTGTGGCGTCATGATGATCCGGCTCTTTACTTTCGCTTTCGGAACACCGGGCATCATCCGGATAAAATCAAGGATGAACTCTTCGGGCGAATGTGCAATCATGACAAGGTTGGAATAAATGCCCTCGGCGGTTTGTTCGTCCAACTCGATATTCAAACCTTCATCTGTTTGTTCTTGCATTATTTTTAAAGCATAAAAGGGTTGTAAAAATCAGCCTTTATAACGGCTTTGTTTGGAAAGCGCCCGCAAGAGATCGCTTCGGGTTAATATATCAAATCCATCTGCATTTTCCCTACGTACCAATACCGCTTCTGCATCTTTTTCCAGAATTCCCGAAAGTTGTTCCAACCCTGTTCCACGCGCAATAACGGGAAAAGGCCGTCCCATTACTTCCCTCACCACCTCACTCCGCACGGTTGGGGAAGCAACCAACAGCGCTAACAACTGCTTTTCAGTCAACGAGCCTACCATTTGGCCATTCTCCATCACAGGGATTTGGGAAATGCCATGTTTGCCCATCAGAGTGATCGCTTTTTCGACCGTGTCTTCGGGCGAGAGTTGGACGAGGTGGCCTTCTGCGTTCTCAAGTACCTCGCCCGCCGTTAGCCTTGGTTCTTTTTCCAAGAATCCATGACCTTCCATCCATTTATCATTGTAAATCTTAGACAAATACCGGAACCCGGAGTCCGGCAACAAGACGACAACCACATCTTCCGACTTTAGGGTATCTCGATTTGATTCCAGCCACTGCAAGGCTCCAGCCATTGCCATCCCACACGATCCACCAACAAACAAGCCTTCTTCTTTGGCAAGGCGGCGCGTAAATTGCATGGCCTCCTTGTCTGTCACCCTTACATAGTCATCCACGAGATCAAAATCCATATTTCCTGCCAAAATGTCTTCTCCTACGCCTTCAGTGATATAGGGGTAAATTTCAGCGTGGTCAAAGAAACGTTCGTGGAAATATTTGTAA
Above is a genomic segment from Rhodothermia bacterium containing:
- the fabF gene encoding beta-ketoacyl-ACP synthase II translates to MATRRVVVTGMGALTPIGLSVESFWEGMMQGKSGAAPITYFDTTHFDTKFACELKGFDASKYLDRKDARRLDKYAQYGISASVMALQDAGIDPAQLSEDEKDRIGVIVGSGIGGLQTFEDQVITMDKDGPRRISPFFIPMMIADICAGLISIRFGFRGPNYAAVSACSTANHNIMDALNAIQRGMADVMVTGGAEAAVTRTGVGGFNAAKALSTNNEEAETASRPFDKRRDGFVLGEGAGILILEELEHAKTRGAKIYAEILGIGMSADAYHMTAPDPNGRGAALSMRMALNDAGLDVSQVDYLNMHGTSTPLGDVAETKAIKQVFGDHAYKLNVSSTKSMTGHLLGAAGAVEAIAAILAIQNNTVPPTINFVEADPECDLNYTFNTPQERTVNVAASNVFGFGGHNTTVIFGRYAE
- a CDS encoding DUF3467 domain-containing protein, which encodes MQEQTDEGLNIELDEQTAEGIYSNLVMIAHSPEEFILDFIRMMPGVPKAKVKSRIIMTPQHAKRFLGAMEENIDKYESVYGPISEGHQFDGEIHFQFPGGEA
- a CDS encoding cystathionine beta-synthase translates to MWHRSILDAIGDTPLVKLHKLAAHLPCTVLAKVEFFNPGGSVKDRIALKMIEAAEKAGTLQPGGTIVEGTSGNTGAGLAIVAIAKGYKCIFTTTDKQSQEKIDVLRALGAEVIVCPTNVSPEDPRSYYSVAKRLSQEIPNAIYPNQYDNPANAQAHYESTGPELWTQTEGKITHYIAGAGTGGTICGTAKYLKEQNPEVKVIGVDPYGSVYYKYFHERFFDHAEIYPYITEGVGEDILAGNMDFDLVDDYVRVTDKEAMQFTRRLAKEEGLFVGGSCGMAMAGALQWLESNRDTLKSEDVVVVLLPDSGFRYLSKIYNDKWMEGHGFLEKEPRLTAGEVLENAEGHLVQLSPEDTVEKAITLMGKHGISQIPVMENGQMVGSLTEKQLLALLVASPTVRSEVVREVMGRPFPVIARGTGLEQLSGILEKDAEAVLVRRENADGFDILTRSDLLRALSKQSRYKG